From Paraburkholderia hayleyella, a single genomic window includes:
- the nuoG gene encoding NADH-quinone oxidoreductase subunit NuoG → MVELEIDGKKVEVAEGSMVIQAAHKIDTYIPHFCYHKKLSIAANCRMCLVEVEKMPKAVPACATPVSAGMIVRTKSDKAVKAQQSVMEFLLINHPLDCPICDQGGECQLQDLAVGYGKSSSRYNEEKRVVFHKNVGPLISMEEMTRCIHCTRCVRFGQEVAGVMELGMLGRGEHSEITSFVGKTVDSELSGNMIDLCPVGALTSKPFRYSARTWELSRRKSVSPHDSVGANLVVQVKNNRVMRVLPYENETINECWISDKDRFSYEALNSAERLTQPMLKQDGKWIETDWQTALEYVVKGFNGIKGDHGANALALLASPHSTVEELFLLKKLAQAVGTPNVDFRLRQSDFSAPLKGAPWLGMKIAELSTLDAALIVGSHLRRDHPLFAARLRQAARDGAKLAMLQASADNALIPQAQRLVAAPSAWLDELAGIAVAVAQARSVAAPQAFADIEPSDAAKQVAAALASGERRAVLLGNDAVRHPEFSRIHAAAQWIAENTGAKLGFLTEAANTVGAYLAGATPADGGLNAQEAFAQPRKGYVLLNLEPEYDTAHPAQAVAALNQAEMVVVLSAFRSGMDYADVLLPVAPFTETAGTFVNAEGTLQTFNGVVRPLGETRPGWKVLRVLGNLLGVPGFEFDTAEEVRSAALDGGNFDAARLSSNKTDAVPARSTASRMAEGSFERIADVPIYHADALVRRAESLHLTAAARIANTAGLPAALFDRLGLKDGDAVRVRQGERSVQLPAVRDVNLAQTAVRVSAATSAGAALGSLFGELVVEKA, encoded by the coding sequence ATGGTTGAACTGGAAATAGACGGCAAGAAGGTTGAGGTGGCCGAAGGCAGCATGGTGATCCAGGCTGCGCACAAGATCGACACCTACATTCCGCATTTCTGCTACCACAAGAAGCTGTCGATTGCGGCCAATTGCCGGATGTGCCTTGTCGAAGTCGAGAAGATGCCGAAGGCTGTGCCGGCCTGCGCGACCCCCGTGTCCGCGGGCATGATTGTGCGCACCAAGTCGGACAAGGCGGTGAAGGCGCAGCAATCGGTGATGGAATTTTTGCTGATCAACCATCCGCTTGATTGTCCGATTTGCGATCAGGGCGGTGAATGCCAGTTGCAAGATCTGGCTGTGGGCTACGGCAAATCTTCCTCGCGTTATAACGAAGAAAAACGCGTGGTCTTCCACAAAAATGTCGGCCCGCTGATTTCGATGGAAGAAATGACGCGTTGCATCCATTGCACGCGTTGTGTGCGTTTTGGCCAGGAAGTCGCGGGTGTCATGGAGCTTGGCATGCTGGGCCGTGGCGAGCACTCTGAAATTACGTCGTTCGTCGGCAAAACAGTTGATTCGGAACTGTCGGGCAACATGATCGACCTGTGCCCGGTAGGCGCGCTGACCAGCAAGCCGTTCCGTTACAGCGCCCGGACGTGGGAGCTGTCGCGCCGCAAGTCGGTCAGCCCGCATGATTCGGTTGGCGCCAATCTCGTGGTGCAGGTGAAGAACAACCGCGTGATGCGTGTTCTGCCCTATGAGAACGAAACGATCAACGAATGCTGGATCTCCGATAAAGACCGCTTCTCATATGAAGCGCTCAATAGCGCCGAGCGTCTGACGCAACCGATGCTCAAGCAGGACGGCAAGTGGATCGAGACCGACTGGCAGACAGCGCTCGAATATGTTGTCAAGGGCTTTAACGGCATCAAGGGCGATCACGGCGCGAATGCACTGGCGCTGCTTGCCAGCCCGCATAGCACCGTTGAAGAGCTTTTCTTGCTGAAAAAGCTGGCGCAAGCCGTAGGTACGCCGAACGTCGATTTCCGTCTGCGTCAAAGCGATTTTTCCGCACCCCTGAAAGGTGCGCCGTGGCTTGGAATGAAGATCGCTGAACTGTCCACGCTCGATGCCGCGCTGATCGTCGGCTCGCATCTGCGCCGCGATCATCCGCTGTTTGCCGCGCGTTTGCGCCAGGCCGCGAGGGATGGCGCGAAGCTTGCCATGCTCCAGGCAAGCGCCGATAACGCGCTGATTCCCCAGGCACAACGTCTGGTGGCTGCTCCCTCTGCGTGGCTCGACGAACTCGCCGGTATTGCCGTGGCCGTTGCACAAGCCAGGAGTGTTGCCGCGCCGCAAGCTTTTGCCGACATCGAGCCATCCGATGCGGCCAAACAGGTTGCGGCTGCGCTGGCTTCGGGCGAGCGCCGGGCCGTACTGCTTGGCAACGATGCCGTGCGTCATCCTGAATTCAGCCGTATTCACGCTGCGGCTCAATGGATTGCCGAAAATACGGGTGCAAAACTGGGCTTCCTGACCGAGGCGGCTAATACCGTGGGGGCTTACCTCGCAGGCGCGACGCCGGCTGATGGCGGTCTGAACGCCCAGGAAGCCTTCGCGCAGCCGCGCAAGGGCTACGTGCTGCTCAACCTCGAGCCCGAGTACGACACCGCTCATCCCGCTCAGGCTGTCGCCGCGCTGAATCAGGCTGAAATGGTGGTGGTGCTGTCGGCCTTCCGGAGCGGTATGGATTACGCCGATGTTTTGCTGCCGGTCGCGCCGTTTACCGAAACCGCGGGCACGTTTGTCAATGCGGAAGGGACGTTGCAAACGTTCAACGGCGTGGTGCGGCCATTGGGCGAAACACGTCCGGGCTGGAAGGTGTTACGTGTGCTGGGCAACCTGCTGGGTGTGCCGGGCTTCGAGTTCGACACCGCAGAAGAAGTTCGCAGCGCGGCATTGGATGGCGGCAATTTCGACGCGGCCAGGCTGTCTTCGAACAAGACTGATGCCGTCCCCGCACGCAGCACGGCATCCAGAATGGCAGAAGGCTCATTTGAGCGGATCGCCGATGTGCCGATTTATCACGCCGATGCGTTAGTGCGGCGTGCCGAGTCGCTGCATCTGACAGCGGCGGCCCGGATAGCGAATACCGCAGGCTTGCCAGCCGCGTTATTCGACCGCTTGGGTTTGAAAGATGGCGACGCGGTTCGCGTGCGCCAGGGTGAGCGTTCGGTGCAGTTGCCCGCCGTGCGCGACGTCAATCTTGCGCAGACGGCCGTCCGCGTATCGGCGGCGACGTCCGCGGGTGCAGCGCTGGGCAGCCTGTTCGGTGAACTGGTGGTGGAGAAGGCGTAA
- the nuoF gene encoding NADH-quinone oxidoreductase subunit NuoF has product MTSLHDRHIKPLILAGLNGDNWHLEDYVARGGYVQLRRILEEKISPEQVIADVKASGLRGRGGAGFPTGLKWSFMPRQFPGQKYLVCNSDEGEPGTFKDRDILRWNPHSLIEGMAIGAYAMGITVGYNYIHGEIWDVYKRFEEALEEARKAGFLGDNIMGSSFSFELHAHHGYGAYICGEETALLESLEGKKGQPRFKPPFPASFGAFGKPTTINNTETFAAVPFLLQIGPQNYLELGKPNNGGTKIFSISGDIERPGNYEVPLGTPFSALMDLAGGMRGGGKIKAVIPGGSSAPVLPGEVMMQTDLDYDSIAKAGSMLGSGAVIVMDDTRCMVRSLLRLSYFYYEESCGQCTPCREGTGWLYRVVHRIEHGQGRPEDLDLLNSVAENIMGRTICALGDAAAMPVRGMLKHFWNEFEYHVANKRCLTGAHAGAVHAPEVAAA; this is encoded by the coding sequence ATGACGTCTTTGCACGATCGTCACATCAAACCATTGATTCTCGCCGGCCTTAACGGCGACAACTGGCATCTCGAAGACTACGTGGCGCGCGGCGGTTATGTTCAGTTGCGCCGCATTCTCGAAGAAAAAATTTCACCGGAACAGGTTATCGCCGACGTGAAGGCTTCGGGCTTGCGCGGACGTGGCGGTGCAGGGTTTCCGACCGGCTTGAAGTGGAGCTTCATGCCGCGCCAGTTTCCTGGGCAAAAGTATCTCGTTTGCAATTCGGACGAAGGCGAGCCCGGCACGTTCAAGGATCGTGACATCCTGCGCTGGAACCCCCACTCGCTGATCGAAGGGATGGCCATTGGCGCTTACGCGATGGGCATCACGGTTGGTTACAACTATATTCACGGCGAAATCTGGGACGTTTACAAGCGTTTTGAAGAGGCGCTTGAAGAGGCGCGCAAGGCGGGCTTCCTTGGCGATAACATCATGGGCTCCAGCTTTTCGTTTGAGCTGCACGCACACCATGGGTATGGCGCCTATATCTGCGGCGAAGAAACCGCATTGCTTGAGTCGCTTGAGGGTAAAAAAGGCCAGCCGCGCTTCAAGCCGCCGTTCCCGGCCAGCTTCGGTGCTTTTGGCAAGCCCACCACGATCAACAATACCGAAACATTTGCGGCGGTGCCTTTCCTGCTGCAGATCGGTCCGCAAAACTATCTCGAACTCGGCAAGCCGAATAACGGCGGCACGAAGATTTTTTCGATTTCCGGCGATATCGAGCGTCCAGGCAACTACGAAGTGCCGCTTGGCACGCCATTTTCGGCGCTGATGGATCTGGCCGGCGGGATGCGCGGCGGCGGCAAGATCAAGGCCGTGATTCCTGGCGGTTCGTCCGCACCGGTCCTCCCGGGGGAGGTGATGATGCAGACCGACCTCGATTACGACTCGATTGCGAAAGCGGGTTCGATGCTGGGTTCTGGCGCAGTGATCGTGATGGACGACACACGCTGCATGGTGCGTTCGTTGTTGCGCCTGTCGTATTTCTATTACGAAGAATCATGCGGCCAATGCACGCCCTGCCGGGAAGGCACGGGTTGGCTGTACCGCGTCGTACACCGGATCGAACATGGTCAGGGCCGTCCGGAAGACCTGGATTTGCTGAACTCGGTGGCCGAAAACATCATGGGCCGTACGATCTGCGCGCTGGGCGATGCGGCGGCGATGCCCGTGCGCGGCATGCTCAAGCATTTCTGGAATGAATTCGAATATCACGTTGCCAACAAGCGATGCTTGACCGGCGCTCATGCCGGTGCGGTACACGCGCCCGAAGTCGCTGCCGCATAG
- a CDS encoding NuoB/complex I 20 kDa subunit family protein, whose protein sequence is MSIEGVLKEGFVTTTADKLINWTRTGSLWPVTFGLACCAVEMMHAGAARYDLDRFGVVFRPSPRQSDVMIVAGTLCNKMAPALRKVYDQMAEPRWVISMGSCANGGGYYHYSYSVVRGCDRIVPVDVYVPGCPPTAEALVYGVIQLQAKIRRTSTIARQ, encoded by the coding sequence ATGAGTATCGAAGGGGTCTTGAAGGAAGGGTTTGTCACCACGACGGCTGACAAGCTAATCAACTGGACGCGCACCGGTTCGTTATGGCCGGTGACGTTTGGTCTCGCGTGCTGCGCGGTTGAGATGATGCATGCGGGCGCAGCCCGCTACGATCTTGATCGTTTTGGTGTGGTGTTTCGCCCTAGTCCGCGTCAGTCCGACGTGATGATCGTGGCGGGTACGCTCTGTAACAAGATGGCGCCTGCGTTGCGCAAGGTCTATGACCAGATGGCGGAGCCGCGCTGGGTGATCTCGATGGGCTCGTGTGCGAATGGGGGCGGGTACTACCACTATTCGTATTCGGTGGTGCGTGGTTGTGACCGCATTGTGCCGGTTGATGTCTATGTGCCGGGTTGTCCGCCCACCGCAGAAGCACTTGTTTATGGTGTGATCCAGTTGCAAGCCAAGATCCGCCGTACAAGCACTATCGCTCGTCAATAA
- the nuoH gene encoding NADH-quinone oxidoreductase subunit NuoH, with product MSLFETINSGGAQLLGVAWPTVWALVRILVVAVVILLCVAYLILWERKLIGWMHVRLGPNRVGPAGLLQPIADVLKLLLKEVIQPTKASRWIYLVAPIMTVVPAFAVWAVIPFQAGAVLGDINAGLLYAMAISSIGVYGVILAGWASNSKYAFLGAMRAAAQMISYEIAMGFALVVVLMTAGSLNLSEIVGSQERGVFASYGLTFLSWNWLPLLPMFVVYFISGIAETNRHPFDVVEGESEIVAGHMIDYSGMAFALFFLAEYINMIVISALTATLFLGGWSAPFGFLSFIPGIVWLVAKVFFLLSVFIWARATFPRYRYDQIMRLGWKVFIPVCVVWLVVVGFWIMSPLNIWK from the coding sequence ATGAGCTTGTTCGAGACGATCAATTCGGGCGGCGCGCAGCTTCTCGGTGTGGCGTGGCCGACGGTGTGGGCGCTGGTGCGCATCCTGGTGGTGGCCGTCGTGATTTTGCTATGCGTGGCTTACCTGATTCTGTGGGAGCGCAAGCTGATTGGCTGGATGCACGTGCGCCTTGGGCCGAACCGCGTGGGCCCGGCAGGTTTGCTGCAGCCGATTGCGGACGTGCTGAAGCTGTTGCTAAAGGAAGTCATTCAGCCAACCAAGGCGAGCCGCTGGATTTATCTGGTTGCGCCGATCATGACCGTGGTGCCGGCTTTTGCAGTTTGGGCGGTGATCCCGTTCCAGGCGGGGGCGGTGCTTGGCGATATTAATGCGGGGCTGCTGTACGCGATGGCGATTTCGTCGATTGGTGTGTATGGCGTGATTCTCGCGGGTTGGGCCTCCAATTCGAAATACGCGTTTCTGGGTGCAATGCGGGCCGCGGCGCAGATGATTTCATATGAAATTGCGATGGGCTTCGCGCTGGTCGTCGTACTGATGACGGCAGGCAGTCTGAATCTGTCGGAAATCGTTGGCTCCCAGGAACGAGGTGTTTTTGCCAGCTATGGCCTGACTTTCCTCTCATGGAACTGGTTGCCGCTGTTGCCGATGTTCGTGGTGTATTTCATTTCAGGCATTGCTGAAACGAACCGTCACCCGTTCGACGTGGTCGAGGGCGAATCAGAAATCGTCGCGGGTCACATGATTGATTACTCCGGCATGGCGTTCGCGCTGTTCTTCCTTGCCGAATACATCAACATGATCGTGATCTCGGCGCTGACCGCAACGCTGTTTCTCGGTGGCTGGAGTGCGCCGTTCGGTTTCCTGTCGTTCATCCCGGGCATCGTCTGGCTGGTTGCGAAGGTTTTCTTCCTGTTATCGGTATTCATCTGGGCGCGTGCGACGTTTCCCCGTTACCGCTATGACCAGATCATGCGTCTGGGCTGGAAAGTGTTTATCCCCGTATGCGTGGTGTGGCTGGTGGTGGTCGGCTTCTGGATCATGTCGCCATTGAATATCTGGAAATAA
- the nuoE gene encoding NADH-quinone oxidoreductase subunit NuoE, with the protein MISAEGLKEIDRAVAKYPAEQKQSAVMSALAVAQEEHGWLSPEIMEFVADYLGMPAVAVQEVATFYTMYETSPVGKYKITLCTNLPCQLGPDGGSDSAADYLKQKLGIGFGETTADGRFTLKEGECMGSCGDAPVLLVNNHRMCSFMSREKIDQLLKELSK; encoded by the coding sequence ATGATCTCAGCTGAAGGCCTGAAAGAAATTGATCGTGCGGTAGCGAAATATCCCGCCGAGCAAAAGCAATCCGCCGTGATGTCCGCGTTGGCCGTGGCTCAGGAAGAGCACGGCTGGCTGTCGCCGGAAATCATGGAGTTCGTCGCGGATTACCTCGGCATGCCGGCAGTCGCCGTGCAGGAAGTCGCCACGTTCTACACGATGTATGAGACCTCTCCGGTCGGCAAGTACAAGATCACGCTCTGTACCAATTTGCCTTGTCAGCTAGGCCCCGACGGCGGCTCGGATAGTGCGGCTGATTATCTGAAACAAAAGCTCGGCATCGGTTTTGGCGAAACCACCGCGGATGGCCGGTTTACGCTGAAAGAAGGCGAGTGCATGGGCTCTTGTGGCGATGCGCCGGTGTTGCTGGTGAATAACCACCGGATGTGCAGCTTTATGAGCCGCGAGAAGATCGACCAGCTGCTCAAGGAGCTTTCGAAATGA
- a CDS encoding NADH-quinone oxidoreductase subunit D, with the protein MAEIKNYTLNFGPQHPAAHGVLRLVLELDGEVIQRADPHIGLLHRATEKLAETKTFLQSVPYMDRLDYVSMMVNEHGYVMAIEKLLGIDVPVRAQYIRVLFDEITRVLNHLMWIGSHALDVGAMAVFLYAFREREDLMDVYEAVSGARMHAAYYRPGGVYRDLPDAMPQYKASKIHNAKALSKMNENRQGSLLDFIEDFFIRFPGCVDEYETLLTDNRIWKQRLVGIGVVSPERALQLGMTGAMLRGSGIEWDLRKKQPYEVYGELDFDIPVGVNGDCYDRYLVRVEEMRQSTRIARQCIDWLRKNPGPVMIDNHKVAPPSRVGMKSNMEDLIHHFKLFTEGFHVPEGETYAAVEHPKGEFGIYLISDGANKPYRLKIRAPGYAHLSTLDEMARGHMIADAVTIIGTQDIVFGEIDR; encoded by the coding sequence ATGGCAGAAATCAAAAACTACACGCTCAACTTTGGCCCGCAACACCCGGCTGCGCACGGTGTGCTGCGCCTGGTGCTCGAGCTTGACGGTGAAGTCATCCAGCGTGCCGATCCCCATATCGGCCTGTTGCATCGTGCAACCGAAAAACTCGCTGAAACAAAAACTTTCCTCCAGTCCGTGCCGTATATGGACCGTCTCGATTACGTGTCGATGATGGTCAACGAGCACGGCTATGTGATGGCGATCGAAAAACTGCTCGGCATCGACGTGCCGGTGCGTGCCCAGTACATCCGGGTGCTATTCGACGAAATTACGCGCGTGCTGAACCACCTGATGTGGATTGGCTCGCACGCGCTCGACGTCGGTGCGATGGCGGTTTTTCTGTATGCCTTCCGCGAGCGTGAAGACCTGATGGACGTGTACGAAGCGGTGTCCGGCGCCCGGATGCACGCGGCTTACTATCGTCCGGGCGGTGTTTATCGTGATTTGCCGGATGCGATGCCGCAATACAAGGCATCCAAAATTCACAATGCAAAAGCATTGTCGAAGATGAATGAAAACCGTCAGGGCTCGCTCCTTGATTTCATCGAAGATTTTTTTATCCGGTTTCCGGGTTGCGTCGATGAGTATGAAACCTTGCTCACCGATAACCGGATCTGGAAGCAGCGTCTGGTAGGAATCGGCGTTGTCAGCCCTGAGCGTGCGTTGCAGCTTGGCATGACGGGCGCGATGCTGCGTGGTTCCGGGATTGAATGGGATTTGCGCAAGAAGCAGCCTTACGAAGTCTATGGCGAGCTTGATTTCGATATTCCGGTGGGCGTGAATGGCGATTGCTATGACCGCTATCTGGTCCGTGTTGAAGAGATGCGTCAGTCCACCCGCATCGCCAGGCAGTGCATCGACTGGCTGCGTAAAAATCCCGGCCCGGTGATGATCGATAACCACAAGGTGGCGCCGCCGTCGCGTGTCGGGATGAAGTCGAACATGGAAGATCTGATTCACCACTTCAAGCTCTTTACCGAAGGCTTCCACGTGCCAGAAGGCGAGACGTATGCCGCGGTTGAGCATCCGAAGGGCGAGTTCGGTATCTATCTGATTTCGGATGGGGCGAACAAGCCCTATCGCCTGAAGATCCGCGCGCCTGGCTACGCTCACCTGTCCACGCTGGATGAGATGGCGCGCGGCCACATGATCGCCGATGCCGTGACCATTATCGGTACGCAAGACATCGTGTTTGGCGAGATAGATCGTTAG
- a CDS encoding NADH-quinone oxidoreductase subunit C produces the protein MASKLEILKANLDAALGSVLVSITEAIGELTIVVKPANYLEVATRLRDDRQFGFEQLVDLCGVDYQTYGDRLCEGPRFAAVLHLLSVTNNWRVRVRVFAPDDDMPVIPSVVDIWSSANWYEREAFDLYGLVFDGHPDLRRILTDYGFVGHPFRKDFPISGYVEMRYDPEEKRVVYQPVTIEPREITPRVIREDRYGGLKH, from the coding sequence ATGGCAAGCAAACTCGAGATCCTTAAAGCGAACCTGGATGCGGCACTGGGCAGTGTCCTGGTTAGCATCACTGAAGCAATCGGTGAGCTCACGATCGTTGTCAAACCCGCTAATTATCTTGAGGTGGCGACGCGCTTGCGTGATGATCGCCAGTTCGGCTTTGAGCAACTCGTTGATTTATGCGGCGTCGATTACCAAACGTATGGCGATCGCCTGTGCGAAGGCCCGCGTTTCGCTGCGGTGCTACATCTGCTGTCGGTGACAAACAACTGGCGTGTGCGGGTGCGAGTGTTCGCCCCGGATGACGACATGCCCGTGATTCCATCGGTTGTTGATATCTGGAGTTCGGCCAACTGGTACGAGCGCGAAGCGTTTGATCTATACGGCCTTGTCTTTGATGGGCATCCGGATTTGCGCCGAATTCTGACTGACTACGGTTTCGTGGGTCATCCTTTCCGCAAAGATTTCCCCATTTCCGGATACGTAGAAATGCGTTACGACCCGGAAGAAAAGCGTGTTGTTTATCAGCCTGTGACGATCGAGCCCCGCGAGATCACGCCCCGCGTGATTCGGGAGGACCGGTATGGCGGCCTGAAACACTAG
- the secG gene encoding preprotein translocase subunit SecG, with product MLYLKTLIVVVQLLSALGVIGLVLLQHGKGADMGAAFGSGASGSLFGATGSANFLSHTTAVLAAIFFVTTLTLTYLGAYRAKPSAGVLGETAAITAPVAQASAAAGVSAPLAASTPGQNVPK from the coding sequence ATGCTGTATTTGAAAACATTGATTGTTGTAGTCCAGTTGCTATCGGCGCTGGGTGTAATTGGCCTCGTGCTGTTACAGCATGGCAAGGGCGCTGATATGGGGGCTGCCTTCGGTAGCGGTGCGTCTGGCAGCCTGTTTGGTGCAACGGGATCGGCCAACTTTTTGTCGCATACCACGGCAGTGCTGGCGGCGATATTTTTTGTCACTACGTTGACGCTGACCTATCTTGGTGCGTATCGGGCCAAGCCTTCTGCCGGTGTGCTGGGTGAAACGGCTGCGATCACTGCTCCAGTGGCCCAGGCTTCCGCGGCAGCCGGCGTATCGGCACCATTGGCTGCTTCGACACCGGGCCAGAACGTACCAAAATAA
- a CDS encoding NADH-quinone oxidoreductase subunit A — protein sequence MNLAAYFPVLLFLIVGTGLGIALVSIGKILGPSNPDSQKNAPYECGFEAFEDARMKFDVRYYLVAILFIIFDLETAFLFPWGVALRDIGWPGFIAMMIFLLEFLLGFAYIWKKGGLDWE from the coding sequence TTGAACCTCGCAGCCTATTTCCCCGTCTTGCTGTTCCTTATCGTGGGCACCGGTTTGGGCATAGCGCTGGTCAGCATTGGCAAGATCCTCGGTCCCAGCAACCCTGACAGTCAAAAGAACGCACCCTACGAGTGCGGCTTCGAAGCGTTTGAAGACGCGCGCATGAAGTTCGATGTGCGTTACTATCTCGTCGCCATTCTGTTCATCATTTTCGATCTTGAAACCGCGTTTCTGTTTCCGTGGGGCGTGGCTTTGCGCGATATCGGCTGGCCCGGCTTCATCGCAATGATGATTTTTCTGCTCGAATTCCTGCTGGGCTTTGCCTATATCTGGAAAAAAGGTGGCCTCGACTGGGAGTGA